One segment of Neoarius graeffei isolate fNeoGra1 chromosome 20, fNeoGra1.pri, whole genome shotgun sequence DNA contains the following:
- the LOC132868363 gene encoding SCAN domain-containing protein 3-like, translating to MESSPFADLVHALATAQQSQHQALVTLRKEQEQRFEALVLAQQEDREAFRHLLASAGSTSAPAAGPSPLIVTKMGPQDDPEAFITLFEQVAEASGWPMEQRAARLLPLLTGEAQLAALQLPADRRLAYADLRRAVLQRVGRTPEQQRQRFRALRLEEVGRPFAFGQQLRDACWQWLRANNRDAEGIVDQVVLEQFVARLPAGTAEWVQCHRPASLDQAVELAEDHLAAVPAAGQQMASSLLSSSLSLSLSLSSCVPSSPHSPTAEAGAGSTPAGPPHPRCPPVSPFCVCLSPTSGE from the coding sequence atggaatcctccccgttcgccgatctggtccacgccctcgccacggctcagcaaagccagcaccaggcactcgtcacgctccgaaaggagcaggagcagcgcttcgaagccctggtgctggcccagcaggaagaccgcgaggcgttccggcatctcctcgcgtcggcggggtccaccagcgctccggccgcgggcccgtctcccctcatcgtcaccaagatgggcccgcaggacgaccccgaggcgttcatcacgttgttcgaacaggtcgccgaagcctcggggtggccgatggagcagcgcgcggcgcgcctcctccccctactcacgggagaggcacagctggccgcgctacagctccccgccgaccgccggctggcctacgcggacctccgccgggccgtcctccagcgcgtggggcgcaccccagagcaacagcgccagcgcttccgcgcgctgcgactggaggaagttggccggccgttcgcgtttggccagcagctccgggacgcctgctggcagtggctgagggccaacaatcgcgacgccgagggaatcgtcgaccaggtggtactggaacagttcgtcgcccgcttaccagccggaaccgcggagtgggtccagtgccaccgcccggcgtcgctggatcaggcagtcgagctggcggaggatcatctggcggctgtcccggcggcaggacagcagatggcatcgtctcttctctcctcttctctctctctctctctctccctctcctcctgtgtcccgtcctcgccccattcccccaccgcggaggcgggggccggctccaccccagccggcccgccgcacccgcggtgccctcccgtttctcccttctgtgtctgtctctcccccacctcaggtgagtga